A genomic stretch from Candidatus Methanomassiliicoccus intestinalis Issoire-Mx1 includes:
- a CDS encoding deoxyhypusine synthase, whose amino-acid sequence MNTKKPVVDIKIGGAMTVNDLISQMSNCGGFTAKKLSDAVDITERMLKKKDCTVFLSFPACIMATGTRGVIIELVKRGLVDVIITTCGTLDHDLARTWKKYYHGEFIMDDAKLYDEGINRLGNVLVPNSSYGLILEKKMQPMLKKILKDRDSISTRELIDQVGAMVNDESSLLYWCHKNNVPIFVPGITDGSFGSQVWMYWQEHRNLHMDLFQDEQDLMDMVFDAKESGAIMIGGGISKHHTIWWNQFRGGLDHAVYLTTAEEYDGSLSGARVREAVSWGKVKAAADYMTVEGDATITLPIIVSAVLERMDSE is encoded by the coding sequence ATGAATACAAAAAAGCCTGTAGTTGATATTAAAATCGGCGGGGCAATGACTGTTAACGACCTCATAAGCCAAATGAGCAATTGCGGAGGATTTACAGCAAAGAAACTGTCTGATGCTGTAGATATCACTGAAAGAATGCTTAAAAAGAAAGACTGCACAGTTTTCCTTTCATTCCCTGCCTGCATAATGGCCACCGGAACAAGAGGAGTCATAATTGAGCTGGTAAAGCGCGGTCTTGTTGATGTAATCATTACCACCTGTGGAACACTGGATCACGACTTAGCAAGAACATGGAAAAAATACTATCACGGCGAATTTATCATGGATGATGCTAAACTGTATGATGAGGGAATCAACAGACTGGGAAATGTCTTGGTTCCTAACTCAAGCTACGGGCTCATCCTTGAAAAGAAAATGCAGCCTATGCTGAAGAAGATCCTCAAAGACCGCGATTCTATCTCCACAAGAGAACTGATAGATCAAGTAGGTGCAATGGTCAACGATGAAAGTTCGCTTCTGTACTGGTGTCATAAAAACAATGTACCGATATTCGTACCTGGAATTACTGATGGATCATTCGGAAGCCAAGTTTGGATGTATTGGCAGGAACACCGCAATCTTCACATGGATCTATTCCAGGATGAACAGGATCTTATGGACATGGTATTTGATGCTAAAGAATCTGGAGCCATCATGATAGGTGGAGGAATTTCAAAGCATCATACGATCTGGTGGAATCAATTCAGAGGAGGACTGGATCATGCCGTGTATCTTACCACAGCTGAGGAATATGATGGTTCACTTTCAGGAGCTAGGGTAAGAGAAGCAGTTTCATGGGGAAAAGTCAAAGCCGCAGCAGACTACATGACAGTGGAGGGCGATGCTACCATTACTCTTCCAATCATAGTATCCGCTGTTCTGGAAAGGATGGATTCTGAGTAA
- a CDS encoding PRC-barrel domain-containing protein, whose product MQTIEIDKTLNVGFGNKRPVMTSDAKVVGKVYGAEVDTEQWMVSSILTDFDSSILSDADVKHPRVRKTRVSIPVDKIEKVSDVIQLSVDLNTLLSAIEED is encoded by the coding sequence ATGCAGACTATAGAGATTGATAAAACTCTAAATGTTGGTTTTGGGAACAAGAGACCGGTCATGACCTCTGACGCAAAGGTTGTAGGAAAAGTGTACGGGGCTGAAGTTGACACTGAGCAGTGGATGGTAAGCAGCATCTTGACAGACTTTGATTCATCAATTCTTTCTGATGCAGATGTAAAACATCCCAGAGTAAGGAAGACACGTGTTTCAATTCCAGTTGATAAGATTGAAAAAGTGTCTGATGTGATACAGCTTTCTGTAGACTTGAATACATTGCTTAGCGCAATAGAAGAAGACTAG
- the otsB gene encoding trehalose-phosphatase — translation MNFSDNGNLIAELSILAKSPQLLVMLDFDGTISPIVSTPEEAEIDREIEEILTELEKLPSTDIWIVSGRSLSDLKNKVTFKNLIGSHGIECPFFDEEKIDCDDLIRLKNNMECLLMNYRGVHIEQKAYSVSVHYRNADSIDEETIKKIVKDNSGDFNITEGKKVIELKANGRNKGDACQMLLDHCKCRSSIYVGDDITDEDAFRALKEKSVTVKIGEGKTNAKYMLRNIDDLRLLLKKLLDERRYFN, via the coding sequence ATGAATTTTTCAGACAATGGGAATCTGATTGCTGAGCTGAGCATATTAGCGAAGTCACCTCAGCTTTTGGTTATGCTCGATTTTGATGGTACAATTTCCCCCATTGTATCGACACCCGAAGAAGCAGAAATAGACAGAGAAATAGAAGAGATTCTGACTGAACTGGAAAAACTTCCATCAACGGATATATGGATAGTCAGCGGAAGAAGCCTGAGTGATTTGAAGAATAAAGTTACTTTCAAAAATTTGATAGGCAGCCACGGCATAGAATGTCCGTTTTTTGATGAGGAGAAAATAGACTGTGATGATCTGATACGATTAAAGAACAATATGGAATGCTTGCTAATGAATTATCGCGGAGTTCACATTGAACAGAAAGCATACTCCGTGAGCGTTCATTACAGAAATGCAGACTCCATTGATGAAGAGACAATCAAGAAGATTGTCAAAGACAACTCTGGGGACTTTAATATAACAGAAGGCAAGAAGGTCATAGAACTGAAAGCAAACGGCAGGAATAAGGGAGACGCCTGCCAAATGCTTCTGGATCATTGTAAATGCAGATCCTCCATCTATGTTGGTGATGACATTACGGATGAAGATGCATTCAGAGCCTTAAAGGAAAAATCTGTGACTGTGAAGATAGGCGAAGGTAAAACCAACGCGAAGTATATGTTAAGAAACATAGACGACCTAAGGCTGCTTTTAAAAAAACTGCTTGATGAAAGACGTTACTTTAATTAG
- a CDS encoding cation:proton antiporter — protein sequence MNVWIARSDGIRTRVNMEEAVLLVNLTYLLLIAGVCSIIFSKLKMPAIIGYLAAGIILANYWGGASESTEILVSILSDMGLVLLMFFIGLELNLQKLKKSGMFVVMVAVIQLPLMLIAGYTVGILMGWDMVQSVFLGAVISGSSTAVITAVLKEQEYMDKDAAETIILITVMEDIGQVLILTMAAPLLVGDTPAVGSIIGMVVAIVVFIAASIGIGLIFIPKILDWIGKKISSEVLLIVSIGLCFAMALLSTKIGLSMAIGAFIMGVIVSQCKFSHDIMAKTEPMKELFMAIFFISIGLEIVPSELLDNIPLILIIFGVFVIAKILTVLLGYLLGNKTLRISFMSAVSLAAMGEFSFIIAKTALDAGVVGQNFYSAVIGAALVSMVVLPLLSKSSSKIYDKVAAKTPESVHNAVMKMSSARSDAYDRAKSSKRSAMLVRSKLIMVYIDLIVIAVIEIAFYFVSPYIYENLDPMLPGTIHIANSILMVINFLVLLPPIINLVHNLKLIDGVMVEGGNKRRHRTENQDSNMYEKFMKLSSILLILTIDFLVLLIVPNPLVLWEQIAVILICLSVFVALLFRGIPRGKYAAANERISNKFKKKK from the coding sequence GTGAATGTCTGGATCGCGAGATCTGATGGTATCAGGACCAGGGTGAATATGGAAGAGGCCGTTCTGCTTGTAAATCTAACATACTTACTTTTGATAGCTGGTGTCTGCTCAATAATCTTCTCTAAGCTGAAGATGCCTGCAATCATTGGGTATTTAGCAGCAGGTATAATCCTGGCGAACTACTGGGGTGGAGCTTCAGAATCAACTGAGATCCTCGTTTCAATACTTTCCGATATGGGCCTCGTTCTCCTGATGTTTTTCATCGGGCTTGAATTGAATCTACAAAAACTTAAGAAAAGCGGAATGTTTGTCGTAATGGTTGCTGTAATTCAGCTTCCACTGATGCTTATTGCAGGTTACACTGTCGGAATACTAATGGGCTGGGACATGGTGCAATCTGTATTTCTGGGTGCTGTGATCTCAGGATCCAGTACAGCAGTGATAACTGCCGTACTCAAAGAACAGGAATATATGGACAAAGACGCGGCTGAGACAATCATTTTGATTACAGTCATGGAAGATATCGGCCAGGTTTTGATATTGACTATGGCTGCTCCGCTTCTGGTGGGAGACACCCCTGCGGTAGGGTCCATCATCGGAATGGTCGTTGCCATTGTAGTGTTCATTGCCGCAAGCATAGGAATTGGTCTAATATTCATACCAAAGATATTAGACTGGATAGGAAAAAAGATCTCTTCAGAGGTCCTGCTTATAGTCAGCATAGGCCTGTGTTTTGCAATGGCTCTGCTGTCTACAAAAATAGGACTGTCCATGGCAATCGGTGCATTCATCATGGGCGTCATCGTGTCCCAGTGCAAATTCTCTCATGACATTATGGCAAAAACAGAGCCGATGAAAGAATTGTTCATGGCAATATTCTTCATATCAATCGGACTGGAAATAGTTCCGTCTGAGCTTTTGGATAATATTCCGCTGATACTGATAATCTTCGGAGTGTTTGTAATTGCGAAGATATTAACCGTCCTGCTGGGATATCTTTTAGGAAATAAGACTCTGAGAATCAGCTTCATGTCGGCTGTGAGCCTTGCAGCAATGGGTGAGTTTTCATTTATCATCGCTAAGACTGCACTTGATGCAGGCGTAGTCGGTCAAAACTTCTATTCAGCAGTCATAGGAGCTGCATTAGTATCAATGGTAGTGCTGCCACTGCTTTCTAAAAGTTCATCCAAGATATATGACAAAGTAGCGGCAAAAACACCAGAATCCGTGCACAATGCAGTAATGAAAATGTCCAGTGCCAGGAGTGATGCTTACGATCGAGCAAAGTCGTCTAAACGGTCTGCCATGCTTGTCCGATCCAAGCTGATAATGGTATATATCGATCTCATTGTGATTGCAGTAATCGAAATTGCATTCTACTTCGTTTCACCATACATCTATGAAAATTTAGATCCGATGCTTCCTGGAACGATACATATAGCAAATTCAATTCTAATGGTGATTAACTTCCTGGTACTTCTTCCACCGATAATAAATCTAGTTCACAACTTGAAACTTATAGATGGAGTCATGGTTGAAGGCGGCAACAAACGGCGTCACCGGACTGAGAATCAAGATTCCAACATGTATGAAAAATTTATGAAACTGAGCAGCATTCTGCTAATACTTACAATAGACTTCCTTGTGCTGCTGATAGTACCAAATCCACTGGTACTTTGGGAACAGATTGCTGTGATACTGATATGCCTATCTGTTTTCGTAGCCCTGCTGTTCAGAGGGATTCCAAGAGGAAAATATGCTGCAGCCAATGAAAGGATCTCAAATAAATTCAAGAAAAAGAAGTGA
- a CDS encoding sugar porter family MFS transporter yields MKHSSQNSKKKLSIPPLAYAAAAVAAIGGILFGFDTGIISGAILFVQHDFSMTISERSWAVSMVLVGAIIGSASGGYLSDKLGRRKSIISSAALVVIGTIIITASPDVYLFFAGRFIIGTGIGVASFISPMYISEVAPKSIRGAMVSLNQLMVTVGILVAYMVSLYFSPSGNWRAMFFAAVIPAVALIIGMIVLPSSPRWLVFKGNVDKAMNVAERFTYDKEKADDAIRQMEIENKEQKNAKISELWSPSVRYVTIIGVMMAVLQQATGINTVIYFAPTIFEFAGYADATASIAASVGVGIVNVILTIVSIFLVDRVGRRPLLLVSLSGMILSLLGLSAVFSIGAASLGVYTAVFLMTYIASFAIGLGPIFWLLIAEIYPLRVRGKAMSVATVANWTSNFVISLTFLGLVSLLGTNTVFFMYAIVGVISLIFVLKLVPETKGLSLEEITKK; encoded by the coding sequence ATGAAACACAGCAGCCAGAATTCAAAGAAAAAACTCAGCATTCCGCCTTTGGCTTATGCAGCAGCGGCAGTGGCTGCCATTGGCGGTATTTTATTTGGGTTTGATACTGGAATCATTTCTGGTGCAATACTGTTCGTACAACATGATTTTTCTATGACGATTTCTGAAAGATCATGGGCAGTATCCATGGTGCTGGTTGGAGCCATAATCGGATCAGCCTCTGGAGGATATCTGTCAGATAAGCTGGGACGAAGAAAATCTATAATCAGCTCTGCTGCTCTGGTAGTCATAGGAACTATAATTATCACAGCGTCACCAGACGTCTATCTTTTCTTTGCTGGCCGGTTTATTATAGGAACGGGAATAGGAGTGGCTTCATTCATAAGCCCCATGTATATTTCAGAAGTAGCACCTAAAAGCATCAGAGGAGCCATGGTATCGCTTAACCAGCTGATGGTTACTGTTGGGATACTCGTGGCTTACATGGTTTCTCTCTATTTCTCTCCTTCTGGAAACTGGAGAGCTATGTTCTTCGCTGCAGTTATTCCAGCAGTTGCTCTCATAATAGGAATGATTGTTCTTCCCTCTAGTCCCAGATGGCTGGTATTCAAAGGAAATGTTGATAAAGCGATGAATGTAGCTGAAAGGTTTACATACGATAAAGAAAAAGCAGATGATGCAATTCGCCAGATGGAAATTGAGAATAAAGAGCAGAAAAATGCTAAAATTAGTGAATTGTGGTCTCCATCTGTTCGTTATGTAACTATTATCGGCGTAATGATGGCTGTACTGCAGCAGGCTACTGGAATTAATACAGTCATTTACTTCGCACCTACGATTTTTGAGTTCGCAGGATATGCAGATGCTACAGCTTCGATAGCAGCTAGTGTAGGAGTCGGAATAGTAAATGTTATTCTGACTATAGTATCGATATTTCTTGTAGACAGGGTGGGAAGAAGACCGCTGCTGCTAGTGAGCCTGAGCGGAATGATACTGTCGCTTCTTGGTCTGAGCGCAGTATTCAGCATCGGCGCTGCATCTCTGGGTGTTTACACAGCCGTATTTCTCATGACATACATTGCTTCATTTGCCATAGGCCTGGGACCAATATTCTGGCTTCTCATAGCAGAGATTTATCCACTCAGGGTAAGAGGCAAAGCAATGAGCGTAGCTACAGTAGCTAACTGGACCTCTAACTTTGTAATCTCTCTGACATTTCTGGGTCTTGTAAGCCTGCTCGGAACTAACACAGTATTTTTCATGTATGCAATCGTAGGAGTTATCTCACTAATTTTTGTCTTAAAACTTGTACCTGAAACCAAAGGTCTCTCGTTAGAAGAAATCACTAAAAAATGA
- a CDS encoding alpha,alpha-trehalose-phosphate synthase (UDP-forming), producing MDRLIVISNREPYVHEYNGESIDCSVPTGGVVAAIDPVMQNAKGTWIAWGSGDADKDCSDTKGCVKVPPEDPKYTLRRIWLTQKEVNDYYLGFSNRVIWPVCHLFQENAQFRKNYWETYKSVNMRFAEAAAEELEKGGKVFIQDVHFSLVPDMLRNKVPEAAIALFWHIPFPAAETFSCIPWRSDILKGLLSADMIGFHTKAHADNFIATVCREFPQAKVNNNIISYNGRRTKIAAIPIGIDYTSYAKNGSMPSIIKGAETTRKSINAERIILGVDRLDYTKGILNRFLAFERYLESSPRAREKVSFIQIASPTRVNINEYREMKRKIEENIGRINGRFQTPSWTPIIYINRKVDEDKLLMLYRIADVAMVTPVIDGMNLVAKEYVAVNDKGVLILSEFAGASEGMKDAIVVNPYDIESMAKAIQKALKMKQKDKINHCTKLRKEVKDHDIFWWLDEFFRQWESDC from the coding sequence GTGGATAGATTAATCGTAATCTCCAACAGAGAACCTTATGTCCATGAGTACAATGGAGAGAGCATAGACTGCTCAGTCCCAACCGGGGGAGTTGTCGCTGCTATAGACCCAGTGATGCAGAATGCAAAAGGTACCTGGATTGCCTGGGGAAGCGGAGATGCCGATAAAGACTGCAGTGACACTAAAGGATGCGTTAAAGTTCCACCAGAGGATCCTAAATACACACTTCGCAGGATCTGGCTTACGCAGAAAGAGGTTAATGATTACTATCTAGGATTTAGCAATAGAGTCATCTGGCCAGTTTGTCATTTATTTCAAGAGAATGCCCAGTTTAGAAAAAATTACTGGGAAACTTACAAAAGCGTGAATATGAGATTTGCTGAGGCTGCAGCAGAAGAGCTGGAAAAAGGCGGGAAAGTGTTCATCCAAGATGTGCATTTTTCATTAGTTCCGGATATGCTTCGGAATAAAGTACCCGAAGCTGCAATAGCACTATTTTGGCACATTCCATTCCCGGCAGCTGAGACTTTTTCCTGTATACCCTGGAGAAGTGACATTTTGAAAGGGCTTCTAAGTGCTGACATGATAGGTTTTCACACAAAGGCCCATGCAGATAATTTTATAGCAACAGTGTGCAGAGAATTCCCCCAAGCCAAAGTAAACAACAACATAATCAGCTACAATGGAAGAAGAACAAAAATAGCAGCCATACCCATTGGAATTGATTATACATCATATGCTAAGAATGGCAGCATGCCCAGCATAATAAAAGGTGCAGAAACAACAAGAAAGTCCATCAATGCTGAGCGCATAATTTTAGGAGTAGACCGCTTGGATTACACTAAAGGAATTTTAAACAGATTCCTGGCATTTGAAAGGTATCTAGAGTCAAGCCCGCGTGCAAGAGAAAAAGTATCATTCATACAAATCGCTTCTCCAACCAGAGTCAATATTAACGAATACAGAGAGATGAAAAGAAAAATAGAAGAAAATATAGGCAGGATAAACGGCAGATTTCAGACACCATCTTGGACTCCGATTATTTACATAAACAGGAAAGTCGATGAAGACAAACTGCTGATGCTCTACAGAATAGCTGACGTTGCTATGGTTACGCCTGTAATCGATGGAATGAATTTAGTAGCCAAAGAATACGTTGCAGTGAATGATAAAGGCGTTCTTATTCTCAGTGAATTCGCAGGCGCCAGCGAAGGAATGAAGGATGCAATTGTAGTAAATCCGTATGATATTGAATCAATGGCAAAAGCCATTCAAAAAGCTCTGAAAATGAAACAGAAAGATAAAATCAACCACTGCACCAAACTTAGAAAGGAAGTTAAAGATCATGACATATTCTGGTGGCTGGATGAATTTTTCAGACAATGGGAATCTGATTGCTGA
- a CDS encoding nucleoside/nucleotide kinase family protein, with product MKWIVIEGTDGSGKNTIAEWIRDQYTSKGSTVAMFIHPSERLMGKCMKSCLQGKGVKYHLSVFFFILDLLTSLSKMKRCKADVIIFIRYFMSAAYLPPKLVKPCYRFLTKLFPIPDKLLFIDVDPKTAMDRIHKRNEEWEMFETEESISDIRKKMMSISEGWDIVDNGLDMETTYKQLEKLMDMWEFQRILVKR from the coding sequence ATGAAGTGGATAGTCATAGAAGGCACAGACGGTTCCGGAAAGAATACAATTGCCGAATGGATTAGAGATCAATATACATCAAAAGGTAGCACCGTAGCGATGTTTATTCACCCTTCAGAAAGACTTATGGGAAAATGTATGAAATCCTGTCTGCAGGGAAAGGGGGTAAAATATCACCTCTCAGTATTTTTCTTTATATTGGATCTCCTGACATCTCTGTCAAAAATGAAAAGATGCAAAGCAGATGTCATTATTTTCATCAGATATTTCATGAGCGCGGCATACCTGCCACCAAAATTAGTAAAACCCTGCTATAGATTCTTAACAAAGCTGTTTCCAATACCAGATAAGCTGCTGTTTATAGACGTTGACCCAAAAACTGCAATGGACAGGATCCATAAAAGGAATGAAGAGTGGGAAATGTTTGAAACAGAAGAAAGCATTTCGGATATAAGGAAAAAAATGATGTCCATTTCAGAAGGCTGGGACATTGTTGACAACGGTTTAGACATGGAAACCACATATAAACAGCTGGAAAAGCTGATGGACATGTGGGAATTTCAAAGAATTCTAGTGAAGCGATAG